The sequence gaaggaataccgatcaatgattggtaagttgcattatgtagtgcatagcagactggacattgcacatgcagtgggtattaccgctcggtttcagcaaagcccaagagaatcccacttagtagcagtcaagcggattcttggatatttgaagggaactattgactatggattatggtatccatacaatgatgatttcaatctgaaagtgttcacagatactgattgggctggtaatgtggatgaccggaagagcacaaccggtggtgcattctttctcggtggtagactggtctcatggatgagtaaaaagcagagttgtatctctcagtctacaacagaagtcgagtatgttgcagcttttatgaactgcacccaaactatttggatgaaacatgtattgaatggtttcaaagttcttgtatctgaaccggtaagcatattctgtgacaatacaagtgcaattaacatttccaagaatccgattttacatgctagaaccaagcactttgaactcaagtgtcatttcttgagggaaaagattcagaacaaagaggtggtattggaacatgtttccagtaaggagccgttagcaaacatattcaccaagcctctaccggaggttacctttacctatctgagaggtaaattaggggtgttgccccttcaagaggtaaattaaaagtttatgctccacatcagtcaggtcttccattgatatatcatttcaggattgatgtgttgcaggatgctactcctcagggggagcaccaTAGTGGAACAGggcaacttgtgcctccactttggcattgttgtcaaagggggagaagatgtgaaacagagaagatatctacaacaatagggagaagatgtgatgcagaaagagagatatctttgtatattgccatcaatgccaaagggggagattgttggcatatgtacagagcatgatgacatgttaatactgtatgttgtcattgatgtcaatatgatgttgtgaaccgacatatgtgaaaaagtgaagcggtatgcttgtccaagtgaaccggtatgtcgcaaagagaacaagagaaccggtatatggaatgttttgtatcaagggttcatatggcatgactaccggttggtagtctgagtctcagggttttcggttgaagtgagcattgtaatggaggtcagatcgtgtcgccacgtcagccttgtgcgcgtgaaggatcttgcatgaaggagattgatcctatctacctcgggaatgtgcgaagtctctgcaaacggtggagaacgcgtgatgggttatcgcctccaagaagcagtgaagaacgaacgatggagaatgtcttgagatctattcaagaccgttgtattcaaatgcaaagtgttcaatagtcaggattgaaccgactaaatttctcaacctaagtgtttagggtttagggtttatgctaccgacctatctgtttcctataaggtcgatgtggtgtttcatgctgaggttgttggcaaatgttgtgtgtgtatctatgtgcagagatacatgattcttgccagaccagttgagaggattgatacttgcatagtgtgtgcagaaggaaggaactaaagcagatttgcattggcattgagtgctattaccagatcattgtgatacctattgatctctaaccacttcaatagttggaaaatcccttaacagggtagctttaactagcttgttgtaaatcctttaatagggtgactcaaagccattgagttcataaaatcctctaacaaggtaacctctaacagggtttaacccttaaccgggtattctagccatcctttaactgggtgatccctaacaggatcggttcctaacagaacctgatgtaatagtctttaaccggatctggctcctaacagagtggacttctaaagagttcaaaaacagcttgtgggtattcatccccaccgtggtttttcccagttgggtttccacgtgaaaaaatatgtgtcatgtgtgatgcctctttcatgtgatgttttgttatttcttgtttagtggtaaatcattgtatctctgatgatagattatctgtttatgcataaggaaaaagtggaaatgagggagtaggttgtatggaaagctaagaagattgaccagttcatgtctttcacagttgcactatgtttaactTGTAGTAATCTGGTtcggaccggtgttagggattgccagtagtttacagtctgcaatcaaaccagttcaggaaaaaaTTTTGTGcctctactaattcacccccccccactctcagtaccggtttggtactcactgttcatcattgagttatcagatatTAATATCGACCATGTTGTGTAAGCAATGTTTCAAACTGCATGTGTTCGAATGAGGAAGGACTGTGTATAACCGAACACTCATACTTATCTGACGTAAACACATACACCACTGCTTTAAAACATTAATGAGCCCTTAGGTGGAGGGCGGCGTGCCTTTTGTATTCAATGGAACTGTTGTTAGTGGCAATCAAAATAAGAAATGAGGAGCGCTCATCCCACAAAGGCAGGAAAAAGGTAGTGCCCAGCCAAGAGAAGAGGAAAATGGTCATTGTTTGATATGTACACAGCTAGGAGGGAAAGAACACGCAACAGAGAAGTTTAGAAAGGGCGATAATATTCCGTGATTTTGCTAGGAGACTCAGAAACGGAGATTTGTATGCAACTGAATAGTGGGAAAAGTACATAATGGAAGGAGGAAAGTGGAAACGATATCAATCCGACAGATCATTTGCTCAATCAACTTAGGATTCGCATATACAGGTAGGCCAAATCGATTTTCTTTGCATTATATCAAATCTTGGTAAAATATTTCATGTAGAatgaaatgttgtcaaaattgtATCATAGTTTGTCGAATTTGAATCTCTGTTTTAAGCTGAAGATAGAACCAGCACTATATAAGCTTATTTAAAATAAAGATTATACCTAGAGGAAAACATACCCAGAATACAActcttttaaaaattatttttacttaTTTATTGTTGTACATATTGTTTACTTGTATGCAGTATACGTTGAGGATAAATGCAGTATATATATATCAAGATAATGGGATTCACCATATATGTTGTTATATACATGCTCAAATCTCAATATGAGAAGAGATAACCTGATGAAACATATCAAACTTGTGTTATTCTTTAAAAGAACATGTAGCAAACATACAAGAAACAGAGCAGACTTGGTtagattcaaaaaatatatatatatacaacttacTGTTACTGAAACATATCTAAAACTGATTTCTGTGATTATTATCCATTAGAAAACAACAAACATAGTTGAAGAATTATTAAATCAATGAAATAACGCATGTTAAAAACATACTTAGACCATATAAGGAAAATAGACAGAAAGAAAGTGTACTCATAACTTCTATTTTCTGTATTCTTTTATATATGCAAATacgtgcatacatgtgttacaccttctttacTTGAAACTTATTTAAATTATGTTGAAAATGAAAAGATTGTTTACTTGAAAAATAGAATTTTACGTTTTGTTGTTTTCAAACTATGAATGCTTGTGAATGGAAGTGCATGTCATAAGTTCAAAGATGTAGAATGAAAGGAAATAGGcatgctagatgaatgaatatgctAGTCATGTGTTTTGGGGAAAGTTTACCTTTCGGGATGGGTGCCGAATATGGGGTTTTAGAGAGTATAGTTTGTTTTTCCAAACtatttttattgctatgcatggcattatactcggtcgagtaacttattgaccattggaaTAGATGGATATATTTATGACTCTACCGTATCCTTGagttgatcttgcttgtttcttaaatgggttagaataatagaaaatgcacgtatcattctaggcacgcaccaAGATTCCATCTTGCATGTCGAATTCTTTCTGTTAAGCAATTTGTGCAATGTCGGGTATTCTTAATTGAttaagaattctggggaagcgtatgcttcaaggttgggcggaaaaagcaccTGAACCTTGTTCTCGTCTTCAAACGAAGAACTGTATTGAAGATGGTTTTTGGATTGAAGATCAAATGACATatcttatctcattattgtataCTATCTTGTATTTGTATAAATTGTTAGCTTAACGCAATAGAATGCCCAAGTCTTGTAATGTAACTAAAAATGATGTGTTTGCAATATGAAATATTGTAAAAGAATACTCATTTTGTAAGATTACTTATGTATATCTATTTATTTGATATAGACTGGTTAAATCAACTTTGAACTCGCAAATTAAATGACTTAAATATTATGCCATTATGTGATTATGGAATGATTCGAGAGAACTAATGAATTTATTAAAGGAATTGTAGATTTGTTTGAAGTTAGAGAGTTTCCATTCTTTATATTGAAGTTAGAGCGTTTACGTCTTTACACGATAAGATGGAGTTGATGCATGGGTGATGATGATCTCAAGGGAGGTCCTAGGAAAGTAGGaaaggacaaaagtgtaggttGTAGTTTTTGAATGTGTCGCAAAGGAATATATGGTATACATGAGGATCTAGGATCAATAATTGTTGTCAAATTGGAAGGACAGCTCGAGCTAGACTTTTAATGAAGTTGGGAAAATATGATCAAAAGACTCAATAAGTAACTAAAGCAAGTCAACCTAGCAAGTGCAAGACATGCAAAAGATGCCCTAAGAAAAGAGGTACAAACAATGGGACTTTAGAAGCTTGCCCAAATAGTATCTAGGGAAGGAAAGGAAAAGACCATACAACAAATGTTAAGGGCAACACAAAATAGCAATAAGATTGGTTACGTGGATGCTTAGTTGGTAAGGTAATTGGGATTATTAGGAGTAGTTGTGGGTTGGATAACATGCTTACTATGGTCCAAAGGATAAAAGGGTAGAATAACTCAAAAGCAAGGGAAATTTGGACATTTTAGCAAGAAACTTTGGATGATAAAATTATCCTAATAATACTTGAAGTTGATTGTTGTAAACAATTTAAAACCAATAGATAATGCATTAAGAGTGGGTTGTGTAGCCTATTGCAATGTAAAAGCAATGTCTAAAGTCTATTTGAGCACAAACCCAAGGGTGGAAAGAAGGATGCTTAAAGCATTGCACAAAGAAAGAAGGATGCTTAAAGCATTGCACAAAGAAATTAAGTAATGGTTGTTGGATAATGTAACACCAAAGGGAGAGAATTGTTGAACAAATATCAATCTGCAATGGAGCAACTGGTGAAGGTGTTCAATGAAGGTAGCAAGGTTGTCTAAAGAGTGGAAATGGTCCAACTTCAAGGATCAACTAAATAAAATTGATGACAAGGTGCAAAAGAAATTTGATGTACTACAAGAATGATGATGTAGATAGATGAATCCCAAGATGAAGACAAAAGGTAGGTTTAAGGCATGTAGTGCTAAAATGGTAAAGAGTGGCACATGAGTGATTTGGGAGATTACAATAGTAGGAAATATTGTTAATGAGCTCCAATGAAGTATCAAGAAGTTGCGAGGATATAAAGAAGCCAAATTCAATATCAATGATATTCATAACGAATCTATTGGAGAGCAAAGGTGGAAGTCGTGCAATAATGTAGATAAGTGGAAATAGGGAAATATTAAGAGGCACTCTAGCCTAATTTTGAGTTTATCTAGGTTTCTTGGAGGAAGTTCCAATAGGATGATCAAGCTTCCAACTTGAggtagtaacatggttgtgttagAAGGATTTTGGATTCAAGAAGTCCAAGCGTCTAGATTGTAGACAAAGAAAGAAGATTATTTAGGTGAGTTAAGTTCATATATGATAATTGGAGGAGGCGGATAGACAAGGGATCACACTCTAGTCATCATCTGGTACATGTATGTTGGCACTTAACAAAGGAGATTGAAAAATTTCCCAACTCTTAGCCTTATAACTAGAAAAGGCAAAGTAAGGAGCACCAATCTCTTTCCTTAATTCTATTCATATGTTGAGTGTTCTTTGAGGTCATATAACTAGCTAAAAGAGAGGTTGTACCACTCAACCCTTATTTTTTTAGCACTAAGCAAACAAATGTCCTACCAAAGGTATCAATACAAAGGCATCCCTTGCAAACTTGCATCAACAATATATATTATgctttatttttgtattttctatgtttttgtagATTTGTCTCTAAGCACCATGAGTTTGAGAGTGCACTTTCTCCTAAGTAATCATGATGATTTCCAAGAGTTGTACTTGAAATAGAGATTTGGTATTTACATTATCACAAAATCACAAAGGATTCTTTTAGTTCCCCCTAAGATGGTAATTAATGTCGACAACAATACGATCATGATTCATGATACATAGCCAACAAgtgtcttttttttgttttgtcaatTCTTAACTTATCAATTACTTGCTAAACCAAAACTAATATACAATTATTCAACCTTGTGCCAAGTTATAGGTGTGTGCAAAATGGCAGGCAAGTAAATCATATTGTAAATTTTCAACTGCTGAGAATCAATAAAGATTTGTTTGTTTCTTCCATCATGTCTCCACATTTACATTGTTATGTGTTGTTTTTGCTAAGCTACTTGGTCTGACAATACTTAATTGGACTCTCAAACTTTTCTTGCATCAACAAACATAACCCCCACAATCAACCGCAACAATGAGGCTCTCTTTGCCCCATTAAACTGTCATTTTTACTTTCTCGGTCCAACTTTGAGAAGTAAAGTATGCTTTGGGGTTTTTCATGCACACAGAGTCACCTTCAACAATTATAATAAATCTAAATCATTGTGCTAGAAAATTTCATTTAACTCTCATTATTGGTGCCCAAAGGAGTAAAGATAGAATCTTCCAACCATATTGTCATGTTTGTCTCTAATAATAATTTTGACACCAGCAACACCAAGATTCCCTTACATTGCCCTTCGATGTTTAGTTTCCAATTATCACGAGGATATATTTATTTCACCATGGTCATCTAAATATAGTTGTGGAAAACATAACTTTTGGGGGGATTGGGAAGTGTTACAAAGAAGTATATAGACACTATTAAAGTGAAACACTAATCATATAAAAAATGATGGAAAGGAATCACAACCCAAGGGAAAGTCGCATGCTTAAATCATAACTGCACTTTCAGTCAGAAGCCACAGAAAATGGCATAATAATATGAACAAAATAATTAAATTCACATATCCTAGAGGTATTGCAATCGATAAACTATAATGAATTATAGCAATGGGCTGAAACAAACTCAGGTCCCAATAGAGGGGTAAGAGGCAAATCACCCCAACACAGAAAATAGACTGATTCTGTTTTGCCAAGTTTTAACTCCTGAGACTGATTCTGTTTTTCCATGTTTTAACTCCTGACATTACTCACAAATTTATGATGTTCTACGGTGAACAAACATCAGTGAAAGGCAACTACATAGGATCAAGAAGTGGTGGAATGTTTTCCAGGATACTAGTTCACAGCTTTTATTTAGGGATAATAGCATAAGCTATGAAAATACAAAGTAGAATATAATAAATTCAAATTAACAATGGCAGATACAATTTGAGGTACAATGTAACCAACCCAGAGGTAAATTAATGGTGCTAGACACACAATATTTCCACTTATTAAACTTTGGAATATGCTCTCACCAACAAACTCACCAACAAACTAATATATGGGCCTCTCTTTATCTGCCAAACATATCAACCATATGTTTTAAATAACATTGAACAAAACCAACACCTAGAGAATGACTCCTCAAGAAGCTTTCAAATCATCCAAGCCAACACTtttctgcaaaacaaacaaacaaaaatctcATTAAACATCTATGAAATCGTTATACTAGACATTATCACAATCTTTCTTGTATTGAGATTGGAAATGAAATAACCTACAACATGCAAGCATGCTACATCAGTATCAAAAAGAGGCGAATATGCACACAATTCTCATTACAGATTCCTATTTACGTCGTGTAAAATTTTGTAATACAGAAAGCCAGTTCTGCATTAAATCCAACATGCCAAGATTTGGGCCTAAAACAGCTTACCAAGAATTTATGGTTTTCTTGAAGCAGCAATGGAAAGGATGCACAAAACTTTTCCATGTCCGATGTGATGTCACCAGTACCTCCAATTACTTCCATAAATTTTTTCCTGTCTGGAGCAAGTTTCATGGCCACCTGCCAGGGGAAGGAGTTTGATCAAAGAAGAAAAGTCTTCATACAAACTTGCGTATGTAAGTTTTCATTTAGCTATATTTTCCTGTAACTGCTTTAATCTACAATATCATATATTATTTGTCCTTCCCAAAAGGATTATACCCAAAGGGAAGATACATGCTATTGATGATTAATGCAgttatatataaaagaaaatgcAAAAACCTATGCTACCAGGGTTAATGCAATTGATCTTTATGAAAAGACAAATAAAAGCTTACAGTGAAACTAGTGCTTGCTATCCATCCATGCCATTTCTTCAATGTCTTGTTATAAGAATTTGTACATGCTTCAGTCATTGACCAATCTGGATGCTCAAGTAAGTTGCGAAACAATTCTACCATGAAGTCCATGGCCCTAACAAAGAACATCATGGAACAGAAAATGTCAAAAATTTGAAGCATGCTTTCTATTTTTTGATGTTTACCAAAAAGCTAAGTCTATGATGGGTTTGGAGGAAATAGACTTCTATCATTGTCCAAACTGGATACCCAGGTAAGTTGCGAAAAATTCTACCATGAAGTCCATAGACTTGACAAGAACATCATgaatcataaatataaaaaatttaaagcatcTTCTCTATTTTCTGACAACGGCATAAAAGCTAAATCTATAATGGGTTTGGTGGAAATAGATATCTGTCATTATCTGATTTGGATTTTTATACAAGTTGTGATAAATTTATACAATGAAGCAGAACATTGTGAAATTATCATTAAATGTATATGATGTAAAAAATTTGAAGCATGTTCACTAGTTTTTGAAAATGCCTGAAAATGTGAGAGGAAAAAACAACTTAAAGATTCAACTCAATATTGATGGAGCTACAAAAGAAAATCCAAGATTAGTAAGAGGTGGATGGATCTGTAAAGATGATGGACAATATTTCTTAACATTTTTTCTCCACATGCAATCGAATACTAATAATAAAGCAGAAACAATTGCTCTATTACACAGACAAGGGATACCTAAgaaaaatggaaggagaaaagtTTAGGTGGAAGGTGAATCAATGCTAGTTATTCAGGAAAATAATGACAGAAACTCGAAAAAAATGTTCTCATATCAACATAGAGGACAGGAAATAGAGTGACAGCTAGCAGCCAACCGAAGATGGAAAATTCGGGAAAGATGATCTATGCTAATTCTTTTCCTCCACAGCATGGAAAGATTGCATCAAAAGGAAAAGATTGCTCGTCattaaaaattgtaaaactccagaTCAAAAAGAAAAGACTTTTGTATACAGAAAATCATACTTATAGGAACTGAATGCCTTTAGTATTTGAATTAACCAATAGAGAATGATCAAAGAAGAAGAGTGGGACAAATGAGTGACGAATTACATTAGCTTTTTATCTTCACTTACTTCTCATTGTTGGAATATGCTTCTAACTAAAGAAAGGATATTTCCTATGTAACTCAGGGACGCATCCCCGGCCTGAaaaacccccgtcccagtcccAGGGACGTTTCCCTTTTGTCCCCAAAATGTGGGAATTTGCTGGGGACGTCCCAGAAATTGGGGGACATTTGCCCCAGCCGTgggggacgtccccaatccgtctcGGGGATGGCTGGGACATCCCCAATCCGTCCTGGg is a genomic window of Cryptomeria japonica chromosome 7, Sugi_1.0, whole genome shotgun sequence containing:
- the LOC131060168 gene encoding glycolipid transfer protein 1 isoform X2, coding for MALVKSDVGGNISRLEAKYNSDPSTYHLLYNIVRKEVDEKTAKGSSSCTNGLLWLTRAMDFMVELFRNLLEHPDWSMTEACTNSYNKTLKKWHGWIASTSFTVAMKLAPDRKKFMEVIGGTGDITSDMEKFCASFPLLLQENHKFLKSVGLDDLKAS